One Punica granatum isolate Tunisia-2019 chromosome 3, ASM765513v2, whole genome shotgun sequence genomic window carries:
- the LOC116198636 gene encoding auxin-responsive protein IAA33, with protein MSIFLSLSLSLSDQTLFSSLYLHRISVSLSLSLSLSLSLSPSRAKTRLVHTKEGSKGREKGELVMNSFDSQRQDSLKRMRPWHGQAHHHHHQQQISSATFLSKIMIGSSPPPPPPPPPNPLGPSPRNPSFKLQPAGGGFTGSLQLDEDKDLVSAVVPPAVTVVLEGRSICHRINLHKHESYQSLARALRQMFVDEEADLSLDAGMAADDKGKDLDLSNAIPGYLVAYEDMENDLLLAGDLNWKDFVRVAKRIRILPAKLNSRKGRSGAQAISN; from the exons ATGTCCATTttcctctctctgtctctatctctctctgaccaaacccttttcagttctCTTTACCTACACAGAATCagcgtctctctctctctctctctctctctctctctttctctctccccttcTCGGGCTAAGACACGATTAGTTCATACAAAAGAAGGAAGCAAAGGAAGGGAAAAAGGGGAATTGGTCATGAACAGCTTTGATTCCCAGAGACAAGACTCCTTGAAAAGAATGAGACCATGGCACGGCCAAgcccatcatcatcatcatcaacaacAAATCTCATCTGCAACCTTCCTCTCCAAGATCATGATTGgctcctctcctcctcctcctcctcctcccccacCTAATCCTTTGGGGCCTTCCCCCCGTAACCCCAGCTTCAAGCTCCAACCAGCTGGTGGTGGTTTTACAGGCAGCCTGCAGCTTGATGAGGATAAGGACCTCGTCTCTGCGGTGGTGCCGCCAGCAGTCACGGTGGTCCTCGAGGGTCGCTCGATCTGCCACCGCATCAACCTCCACAAACACGAGAGCTACCAGAGCCTTGCGAGGGCCCTCAGGCAGATGTTCGTGGATGAAGAAGCCGATCTCAGTCTGGATGCTGGGATGGCAGCGGACGACAAGGGGAAGGATCTCGACTTATCCAACGCAATACCGGGCTACCTTGTAGCCTATGAAGACATGGAGAATGATCTTCTTCTTGCTGGTGACCTTAATTGGAA GGACTTCGTACGAGTGGCTAAAAGAATTCGGATACTACCAGCAAAATTGAACTCAAGGAAGGGTCGCAGCGGAGCTCAGGCCATATCTAATTGA